A single genomic interval of Plodia interpunctella isolate USDA-ARS_2022_Savannah chromosome 14, ilPloInte3.2, whole genome shotgun sequence harbors:
- the ave gene encoding protein aveugle, protein MVEDSNTNTNKPKAKATRPKAVYLWTEADVQKWLRRHCGDYYSLYWERFHEHDITGRALVRINDNTLLRMGITNKEHREAIWREILKLRLKTDIVEIRDLERRHNYFNYDL, encoded by the exons ATGGTTGAAGATTCAAACACGAACACAAACAAACCAAAG GCAAAAGCCACACGTCCCAAAGCTGTATATTTATGGACTGAAGCTGACGTCCAAAAATGGCTTAGACGCCACTGTGGGGACTACTACAGCCTTTATTGGGAAAGGTTTCATGAG CATGATATAACAGGCAGAGCATTAGTGCGAATCAATGACAATACTTTACTGCGTATGGGTATTACCAACAAAGAACATCGGGAGGCAATATGGCGGGAAATTCTGAAACTGAGGTTGAAGACTGATATAGTCGAGATCCGGGATTTGGAGCGAAGGCACAACTACTTCAACTATGATTTGTGA
- the LOC128675334 gene encoding protein phosphatase inhibitor 2-like has translation MSQNLQKKPSKGILKTTRSIDNQDGAPSTSKRAKEQRFDEVNIMETFHPANKDYGHMKVDEPKTPYSEPVDENLETTDELDANILAAKLAASMNRPPKCVESCDSDEDMDEPEEVRQRKREFEKKRKMHYNEFQALQLARQLLAQEEEEEENEDKQTHT, from the exons atgtCCCAGAATTTACAGAAAAAACCCTCCAAGGGAATATTGAAAACAACTCGCAGTATTGACAATCAAGACGGGGCACCATCAACAAGTAAGAGAGCAAAAGAACAGAGGTTCGACGAGGTTAATATTATGGAGACTTTCCACCCGGCGAATAAAGATTATGGACATATGAAAGTGGACGAGCCAAAAACACCTTATTCTGAACCTGTGGATGAAAATCTGGAGACTACAGACGAGTTAGATGCGAATATTCTTGCTGCGAAGCTTGCGGCGAGTATGAACAGGCCTCCGAAGTGTGTGGAGTCGTGTGATAGTGATGAAGATATGGACGAGCCCGAGGAGGTCCGCCAGCGAAAGCGGGAATTCGAAAAGAAACGGAAAATGCACTACAATGAGTTTCAG GCCCTTCAACTGGCCAGACAGCTTTTGGCACAGGAAGAAGAAGAGGAAGAAAATGAAGACAAGCAAACACACACTTGA